The proteins below are encoded in one region of Corynebacterium felinum:
- the msrA gene encoding peptide-methionine (S)-S-oxide reductase MsrA, producing the protein MGFLFGKPRELVSDEQALRGGKHAVLKNPAPHAVLNTPITGRWRDDQEIIYVALGCFWGAEKIFWETPGVESTAVGYAGGITQNPTYREVCTGRTNHTEVVQVVFNPSIISLDAVIARALEAHDPTQGFRQGNDVGTQYRSAIYTRTDQQALRAREIIADYAPKLAAAGFGAITTEVETLSNTPAGEFYLAEDEHQQYLHKNPQGYCPHHSTGVACGIN; encoded by the coding sequence CCCGCGAACTCGTCAGCGACGAACAAGCACTTCGCGGCGGAAAGCACGCAGTGCTCAAAAACCCCGCCCCACACGCGGTACTCAATACCCCCATCACCGGGCGCTGGCGAGATGATCAAGAAATCATTTATGTTGCCTTGGGCTGCTTCTGGGGTGCAGAAAAAATATTCTGGGAAACCCCCGGAGTGGAATCCACCGCAGTCGGCTACGCCGGAGGCATCACCCAAAACCCCACCTACCGCGAAGTATGCACCGGGCGCACCAATCACACCGAGGTAGTCCAAGTCGTATTCAATCCTTCGATCATCAGCCTCGATGCGGTCATCGCCCGCGCACTAGAAGCGCACGACCCCACCCAAGGCTTCCGCCAAGGCAACGATGTGGGAACCCAATACCGCTCCGCAATCTACACCCGCACCGATCAGCAGGCACTACGCGCACGCGAGATCATTGCCGACTACGCGCCCAAACTCGCCGCCGCAGGCTTTGGCGCCATCACCACCGAGGTGGAGACTTTGAGCAACACCCCGGCGGGCGAGTTCTACCTCGCCGAAGACGAACACCAGCAGTACCTCCACAAGAATCCTCAGGGCTACTGCCCGCACCACTCCACCGGCGTGGCATGCGGCATCAACTAA
- a CDS encoding TM0106 family RecB-like putative nuclease: MEIRRTLHPQDLVGCRYRRVLTHVLPDIPPTDASVARRLRLEHSRAQIMALLPTRPEKGDNRHFRRIDLEPASVEERWFATLEAIVTGAHVITNAVVSVVVDDQEIVVEIDALVRHDSVGYMPVLITNHRIARADEHKTMNVVATRRLGLGRAHRAKYRLKHHAADTFSLAAAARALDALGVGCQRAIIIGQDFERGFVVDTDLFQQGLDQALAQPVPFAPHRVKECGHCRYWPQCEQQLLAVDDISLLFSGEKSWELKKQGIATVAALAQCSSPVEDVALARAYVGNRKLLKKQDAVSAPRFDVEIDIDVEAYLDRGAYLWGVFDGSSYHPFVTWDELGSEAEARNFAEFWQWLRERISKARAAGQSVGVFCYSANGENHWLRFSAKRFAQFRASIPGVPSEEEVSEFISSPLWIDVFALVRRQLLGTHGLGLKTVAPVAGFCWQVDDLDGEASVNLYLEATRALTSAQGADAAREALLTYNSDDCRATARVRHFLADGAPGVSTCAELCMD, from the coding sequence GTGGAGATTCGACGCACCTTACACCCGCAAGATTTGGTTGGCTGCCGCTATCGGCGCGTGCTCACGCACGTCTTGCCTGATATCCCGCCGACCGATGCGTCTGTGGCACGCCGTCTTCGGCTGGAGCACAGCAGGGCACAGATTATGGCTTTGCTGCCTACTCGCCCAGAAAAGGGGGATAATCGCCACTTTAGGCGCATCGATCTTGAGCCTGCGTCGGTGGAGGAGCGCTGGTTTGCCACGCTGGAGGCGATTGTGACTGGCGCGCATGTGATTACGAACGCGGTGGTGTCCGTGGTGGTCGATGATCAAGAAATTGTGGTGGAGATTGATGCGTTGGTGCGCCACGATTCTGTTGGCTATATGCCGGTGTTGATTACTAATCACCGGATTGCGCGTGCAGATGAGCATAAGACGATGAATGTGGTGGCTACCCGCCGGCTGGGGTTGGGGCGTGCGCACCGAGCGAAGTATCGACTCAAGCATCATGCAGCGGATACGTTTTCGTTGGCTGCTGCGGCTCGGGCTCTTGATGCGCTGGGTGTGGGCTGTCAGCGTGCGATTATTATTGGCCAGGATTTTGAGCGCGGCTTTGTTGTAGATACTGATTTGTTTCAGCAGGGTTTAGATCAAGCGCTCGCTCAGCCGGTTCCTTTTGCTCCGCATCGGGTGAAGGAGTGCGGTCATTGTCGGTACTGGCCGCAGTGTGAGCAGCAGTTGCTTGCGGTGGATGATATTTCGTTGCTGTTTTCTGGCGAGAAGTCGTGGGAGTTGAAAAAGCAAGGTATTGCTACTGTTGCGGCGCTCGCGCAGTGCTCCTCCCCGGTGGAGGATGTTGCGCTTGCGCGTGCTTATGTGGGCAATCGCAAGTTGTTGAAGAAGCAGGATGCGGTGTCTGCCCCGCGTTTTGATGTGGAGATTGATATTGATGTCGAGGCGTATTTAGATCGCGGAGCCTACTTGTGGGGTGTTTTTGATGGCAGTTCCTATCATCCTTTTGTGACGTGGGATGAGCTGGGTTCGGAGGCTGAGGCGAGAAATTTCGCCGAGTTTTGGCAGTGGTTACGCGAACGTATCAGCAAGGCGCGTGCGGCTGGGCAGTCGGTGGGTGTGTTTTGCTATTCGGCGAACGGGGAGAATCACTGGTTGCGGTTTTCTGCGAAGCGTTTTGCCCAGTTTCGTGCGTCGATTCCTGGTGTTCCCAGTGAGGAGGAGGTTAGTGAGTTTATTTCTTCGCCGCTGTGGATTGATGTGTTTGCGCTTGTGCGCCGCCAGTTGCTGGGCACGCATGGGTTGGGTTTGAAAACGGTGGCGCCGGTGGCGGGTTTTTGTTGGCAGGTTGATGATTTGGATGGGGAGGCTTCGGTGAATCTCTATTTAGAGGCGACCCGTGCGCTCACATCCGCGCAGGGGGCTGATGCTGCTCGTGAAGCGTTGCTGACGTACAACAGTGATGATTGCCGTGCGACTGCGCGGGTGCGGCATTTTCTTGCCGACGGCGCGCCGGGTGTGTCGACCTGCGCCGAGTTGTGCATGGATTAG
- a CDS encoding DUF6474 family protein, with product MGFFKAIRRARAEKKAIIKAAKVRAREEVKRGAQLKLQQEKLLANHERKLLKHEHKTLQARRKHEEKMAKAAVDQLREGRFNAKKVLRYSAAIRALAPLALPLIYRAVVAFRESANQSRAQKLGVSVDELSAFSGHGAELKARIAQLRKSVDQFGLPAGYRKDVHNRLDELRAAVDNAEFMTTDQRKRAHRAIDSDLEELNKEVLSRSL from the coding sequence ATGGGATTTTTCAAAGCCATCCGTCGCGCCCGCGCCGAAAAGAAAGCCATCATCAAGGCTGCTAAGGTGCGAGCACGAGAAGAAGTGAAACGGGGCGCACAGCTGAAATTGCAGCAGGAAAAACTTCTCGCCAACCACGAACGCAAACTACTCAAGCACGAACACAAAACCCTCCAGGCTCGCCGCAAGCACGAAGAAAAGATGGCAAAAGCTGCCGTTGACCAGCTACGCGAAGGCCGTTTTAATGCCAAGAAAGTACTGCGCTATTCCGCCGCAATTCGTGCATTAGCTCCCTTAGCTTTGCCTTTGATTTATCGCGCAGTGGTGGCGTTTCGCGAAAGCGCGAACCAATCCCGCGCCCAGAAACTGGGTGTGAGCGTGGATGAATTGTCGGCATTCTCCGGCCACGGCGCTGAACTGAAGGCACGGATTGCGCAGCTTCGTAAAAGCGTGGACCAATTCGGTTTACCCGCCGGGTATCGCAAAGATGTGCATAATCGCCTCGACGAGCTGCGTGCCGCAGTAGATAATGCCGAGTTTATGACCACTGATCAACGCAAACGTGCGCACCGCGCTATTGATTCAGATCTTGAAGAACTGAACAAAGAAGTACTTTCCCGTAGCCTTTAA
- a CDS encoding histone-like nucleoid-structuring protein Lsr2 has protein sequence MARRKITQVFDDLDNKPLDENDVHVIRFSIDGSSYVMDVSSANCEKFRESISEFLAHARKDTNQRREPQNYSPKAVREWAAARGIVVAERGKLSQQIIDDYLAANP, from the coding sequence ATGGCTCGCCGTAAAATTACCCAAGTCTTCGACGATCTTGACAACAAGCCGTTAGACGAAAACGATGTGCACGTCATTCGTTTCAGCATTGATGGCTCCAGTTATGTCATGGATGTTTCCTCTGCAAATTGTGAGAAATTCCGTGAGTCCATCTCCGAATTCCTCGCTCATGCTCGCAAGGACACCAACCAGCGTCGTGAGCCACAAAACTACAGCCCGAAGGCTGTGCGCGAGTGGGCTGCCGCTCGTGGCATTGTGGTAGCAGAGCGAGGCAAGCTATCTCAGCAGATCATCGACGATTACCTGGCTGCTAATCCATAA
- a CDS encoding LuxR C-terminal-related transcriptional regulator, giving the protein MIRVLLADDHEIVRLGLRAVLESADDIEVIGEVATAEAAIASAQAGGIDVILMDLRFGAGVEGTRLATGADATAEIKRTMKKPPHVLVVTNYDTDADILGAIEAGALGYLLKDAPPEELIAAVRSAAEGDSTLSPTVANRLMTRVRTPRTSLTPRELEVLKLVASGSSNRDIGQILLLSEATVKSHLVHIYDKLGVRSRTSAVAAAREQGVL; this is encoded by the coding sequence ATGATTCGCGTTTTGCTAGCCGACGATCACGAGATTGTCCGTCTGGGGCTGCGAGCAGTGCTCGAAAGCGCCGACGATATTGAAGTGATCGGTGAGGTCGCTACAGCTGAGGCGGCTATTGCCTCGGCTCAAGCCGGCGGCATTGACGTGATCCTCATGGACCTGCGTTTCGGTGCGGGTGTTGAGGGCACGCGTCTGGCCACCGGTGCTGATGCCACAGCCGAAATTAAACGAACAATGAAGAAACCACCACACGTGCTGGTGGTGACCAACTACGACACCGACGCCGATATTTTGGGCGCTATTGAAGCCGGTGCACTAGGCTACCTGCTCAAAGACGCCCCACCGGAGGAGCTGATTGCAGCTGTCCGTTCGGCCGCCGAAGGGGATTCCACCTTGTCGCCGACGGTAGCTAATCGCCTCATGACGCGGGTGCGCACCCCGCGCACCAGCCTGACTCCACGCGAATTGGAGGTGCTGAAGCTGGTTGCTTCCGGTTCCTCTAACCGCGACATCGGCCAGATCCTACTGCTGTCGGAGGCGACCGTGAAAAGCCACTTGGTACATATTTATGACAAGCTTGGGGTTCGTTCCCGCACCTCAGCAGTCGCTGCAGCCCGCGAGCAAGGCGTGCTCTAA
- a CDS encoding sensor histidine kinase: MKNTASATLTNIAAGDVNTYDSQPGAAAYRRAMTVLTVFLLVAALADATRLGRNDAIIAVVFSALFAFAYAMAVTRADDSLWLKLTWLAALTIVWVLMLPVVQVSVYLVFPLFFLYLRVLPDYRGMIAVLGATAVAILSYRSHLTYGAVMGPGVSALVVIGIHLAFQALWRGAREREALIAELIETRSQLAETERAAGIAAERQRIAHEIHDTLAQGLSSIQMLLRVSEQAINKSSMTEDEKIAPLKHIGIARQTAADNLQEARAMIAALQPAALSKTSLEGALLRVAESFVGPDYTITVDGDERQLPMKVEAALLRIGQGAMGNVAKHASATRCAVTLTYSPGEVRLDVVDNGAGFDPAAVEDRPAGLGHIGVNAMRQRAAELGGTVELESAPGQGTAVSVAIPIPEEN, encoded by the coding sequence ATGAAAAACACCGCCTCCGCCACACTCACGAACATCGCCGCCGGAGACGTCAACACCTACGATTCACAGCCCGGTGCCGCAGCTTATCGCCGCGCCATGACCGTGCTCACCGTCTTCTTGCTCGTGGCAGCACTCGCCGACGCCACCCGGCTGGGGCGTAACGACGCCATCATCGCCGTCGTTTTCAGCGCACTGTTCGCATTCGCCTACGCCATGGCCGTCACACGTGCCGACGACTCACTCTGGCTGAAACTCACCTGGCTTGCCGCCCTAACCATCGTGTGGGTGCTCATGCTACCCGTGGTGCAAGTCAGCGTCTACCTCGTCTTCCCCCTCTTCTTCCTCTATCTGCGCGTACTGCCAGACTACCGCGGCATGATCGCCGTACTCGGGGCGACCGCCGTTGCCATCTTAAGCTACCGCAGCCACCTGACCTACGGTGCCGTGATGGGGCCTGGCGTATCCGCGCTGGTTGTCATCGGCATCCACCTTGCCTTCCAAGCACTCTGGCGCGGGGCTAGGGAACGTGAAGCACTGATCGCGGAGCTGATCGAAACGCGCAGCCAACTCGCCGAAACTGAGCGCGCCGCCGGCATTGCCGCCGAACGCCAACGCATCGCACACGAAATTCACGACACCCTTGCTCAAGGCTTGTCCTCCATCCAGATGCTGCTGCGCGTCTCCGAGCAAGCAATCAACAAATCCTCCATGACTGAGGACGAAAAAATCGCACCCCTTAAACACATCGGGATCGCGCGACAAACAGCAGCCGACAACCTCCAAGAAGCCCGCGCCATGATCGCCGCACTCCAACCAGCAGCGCTGAGCAAAACCTCCCTCGAAGGTGCATTGCTGCGCGTGGCCGAAAGCTTCGTCGGGCCGGACTACACCATCACCGTCGACGGCGATGAACGGCAACTACCCATGAAAGTCGAAGCCGCCCTACTGCGCATCGGACAAGGAGCAATGGGCAATGTGGCCAAACATGCCTCCGCAACCCGCTGCGCAGTCACACTCACCTACAGTCCCGGCGAAGTACGACTCGATGTGGTCGATAACGGGGCCGGATTCGACCCCGCCGCAGTGGAGGATCGCCCAGCCGGTCTCGGACATATCGGCGTGAACGCGATGCGCCAAAGAGCAGCTGAACTGGGCGGAACTGTGGAACTGGAATCCGCGCCGGGCCAAGGAACTGCAGTCAGTGTCGCTATCCCCATTCCGGAAGAAAACTAA
- a CDS encoding DUF2020 domain-containing protein, producing MTVTLPRFRSRAAYCCAVGVAVVASCTLVACTPEPSAAPDTSTVAAPTTEQSPVLDSGLPIDALPEVAEGRHGFSDCPYLDSEWVAKTNGQRMVGQGIDTRFDTPACVFWSYPEEPQVTVIVRNMQSISSATDVVDWAAPIADTEPVEDNGWSGGRRGHADGSVYAVQKDKVAVIVWSNQDQSLKAELIAQEAIKNLGL from the coding sequence ATGACTGTGACATTACCTCGTTTTCGCTCCCGTGCAGCCTATTGCTGCGCTGTTGGTGTTGCTGTTGTCGCTTCCTGCACCCTTGTTGCCTGCACACCGGAACCATCCGCTGCCCCTGATACGTCGACTGTTGCCGCGCCAACAACCGAGCAGTCCCCTGTACTTGATAGCGGGTTGCCTATCGACGCCCTGCCGGAGGTTGCTGAGGGTCGTCACGGTTTTAGCGACTGCCCGTATTTGGATTCAGAGTGGGTGGCTAAAACAAACGGCCAGCGCATGGTCGGTCAGGGAATTGATACTCGTTTCGATACCCCAGCCTGCGTTTTCTGGTCCTATCCTGAAGAACCACAGGTGACGGTGATTGTGCGGAACATGCAGAGCATTTCTTCGGCCACGGATGTGGTGGATTGGGCTGCCCCGATTGCCGATACTGAACCGGTGGAAGACAATGGGTGGTCTGGGGGACGCCGCGGACATGCTGACGGTTCAGTGTATGCGGTGCAAAAAGATAAGGTGGCGGTCATTGTGTGGAGCAATCAAGATCAGTCGCTTAAAGCAGAGCTGATTGCCCAAGAAGCGATCAAGAATCTGGGTTTATAA
- a CDS encoding class E sortase encodes MGRHSAPAQPAAQKGRRGEAKPEKPRSQRGLSFSTVLGEILLTVGVLALLFAFYESYWTNIASAKLQAEASQKLDDEWKEESMRANPRQKLQPELGTAFARMYIPTFGSDFNFAIVEGTADADLIAGPGHYADTQMPGQPGNFAVAGHRVGKGAPFNDLGSLKSCDAIVVETVDTWNTYRILPIGVDGDARRQAAHECLSPQQAERVAAGDYSDVQGRYITLPSDVSTIGAKPGILGHQASPDLESMMTLTTCHPQFSNAERMIVHAMLVESHPKDGTYRPAALEES; translated from the coding sequence ATGGGTAGACACTCGGCCCCGGCGCAGCCAGCCGCCCAGAAGGGGAGGCGGGGGGAAGCAAAGCCCGAGAAACCTCGCTCACAGCGAGGGTTAAGCTTTTCGACAGTGCTGGGTGAAATCTTACTCACTGTAGGTGTCCTTGCTCTCCTATTTGCTTTCTACGAGTCCTACTGGACCAATATTGCATCAGCGAAATTACAAGCTGAAGCAAGCCAGAAGCTGGATGACGAATGGAAAGAAGAATCCATGCGGGCAAACCCGCGCCAAAAACTCCAGCCGGAACTTGGTACCGCTTTTGCCCGCATGTACATTCCCACCTTCGGCAGCGATTTTAATTTCGCCATCGTGGAGGGCACAGCTGACGCCGACCTCATCGCCGGCCCTGGCCACTATGCGGACACCCAAATGCCAGGCCAGCCAGGAAACTTTGCGGTGGCAGGTCACCGAGTGGGCAAGGGTGCGCCTTTTAACGATCTGGGGTCGTTGAAATCCTGCGATGCGATTGTGGTGGAAACCGTTGACACCTGGAACACCTACCGGATCTTGCCGATTGGGGTCGACGGTGATGCGCGTCGACAAGCTGCGCACGAATGCTTAAGCCCGCAGCAGGCAGAACGGGTCGCAGCGGGCGACTACTCCGACGTCCAAGGGCGCTACATCACCCTGCCAAGCGACGTGTCCACCATCGGGGCGAAACCAGGAATCTTGGGGCACCAAGCAAGCCCCGACCTCGAATCGATGATGACACTGACCACCTGCCACCCCCAATTTTCGAATGCTGAGCGCATGATCGTGCACGCCATGCTTGTCGAAAGCCACCCCAAAGACGGAACCTACCGCCCAGCAGCATTGGAGGAAAGCTAA
- the yidC gene encoding membrane protein insertase YidC: protein MLEIFIYPVSGVMKLWHLFFHSLLGLNDSAAWIYSIVGLIVVVRGIIAPLQWMILKSGRISTMMRPHVEAINAEYATEVDPEKLKEMAARQKQVRKDYGYKVSAGCIPPLIQIPVFLGLYQVLLRMARPAEGLDSTTHAPIGLLTSADVSSFLEAKIGNVGLPAYIAMTPEQLEHVGTTAYAVNNFNFPLIVLAGLVTSINITISTVRNRFSMDHDSKLAASMLSWMVVFIMLTPIMLIFVGVTGPIPAAIAMYWVLNNFWTLIQNVVIYIILRRVLPYEQELIDFQLEKRAQRIANTKQKRTMRWLGRLAVLGFILAPWKFETHQNNWHTSRQYFRDAATEKKEKKAAAKALKKEREAAAKAHKEKLAAEKRAAEQEAETPPTTEAGETERTQESSGSSSHSSEAKAQD, encoded by the coding sequence ATGCTTGAGATTTTCATTTATCCCGTCTCCGGAGTAATGAAACTCTGGCACCTGTTTTTCCACTCCCTGCTTGGACTCAACGATTCCGCCGCATGGATTTATTCCATCGTGGGACTCATCGTGGTTGTGCGCGGAATTATTGCCCCCCTCCAGTGGATGATCCTCAAATCAGGTCGCATCTCCACCATGATGCGCCCGCACGTCGAAGCCATCAACGCGGAATACGCCACCGAAGTCGATCCCGAAAAACTCAAAGAGATGGCTGCGCGACAAAAACAGGTGCGCAAAGACTACGGGTACAAGGTATCCGCCGGCTGCATCCCGCCACTTATTCAAATCCCCGTATTTTTGGGTTTGTACCAAGTACTGCTGCGCATGGCCCGGCCCGCCGAAGGTCTCGATTCAACCACACACGCCCCCATTGGGCTGCTCACAAGCGCGGATGTCTCAAGCTTCCTCGAAGCCAAAATTGGCAACGTCGGCCTGCCCGCCTATATCGCCATGACCCCAGAGCAATTAGAACACGTAGGAACCACCGCCTACGCGGTGAATAACTTTAACTTCCCCCTGATCGTGCTCGCCGGTTTGGTCACCTCAATCAATATTACGATTTCGACGGTACGCAACCGTTTTTCCATGGACCATGATTCCAAGTTGGCTGCTTCCATGCTGAGCTGGATGGTGGTATTCATCATGCTCACCCCGATCATGTTGATCTTTGTCGGTGTGACTGGCCCCATCCCCGCAGCTATTGCTATGTATTGGGTGCTCAATAACTTTTGGACACTCATCCAAAACGTCGTCATCTACATCATTTTGCGCCGTGTGCTGCCCTACGAGCAGGAACTCATCGACTTCCAGCTAGAAAAGCGCGCACAGCGCATCGCGAATACCAAGCAGAAACGCACAATGCGCTGGCTCGGTCGTCTCGCAGTACTCGGATTCATCCTCGCCCCCTGGAAGTTTGAGACACACCAAAATAATTGGCACACCTCACGGCAATACTTCCGCGATGCGGCTACGGAGAAAAAAGAGAAAAAAGCCGCAGCCAAAGCGCTCAAGAAAGAACGCGAGGCCGCAGCCAAAGCACACAAAGAAAAACTCGCTGCAGAAAAGCGCGCGGCGGAACAAGAAGCCGAAACACCACCAACAACCGAAGCTGGTGAAACTGAACGCACTCAAGAATCCAGCGGATCGTCTTCTCACAGCTCCGAAGCTAAAGCACAGGATTAA
- a CDS encoding TetR/AcrR family transcriptional regulator, translating into MPTAKSTGAKAAGRRRNRPTPRQRLLDSATHLFTTEGIRVIGIDRILREADVAKASLYSLFGSKDALVIAYLEAMDDKWREEYAQRTAHMHDPQEKILAFFDQSIEEEPGKEFRGSHFQNAATEYPRPETEAEHGIIHAARQHREWRLNTLTELLTEKNGYPGRNQAHQLLVLLDGGLAGARLTHSVEPLKLARDLAVQLLAAPPADYAI; encoded by the coding sequence ACGCAACCGCCCCACCCCACGGCAACGACTGCTCGACAGTGCTACACATCTTTTCACCACTGAGGGTATCCGTGTGATCGGTATCGACCGGATCTTGCGCGAAGCTGACGTTGCAAAAGCATCACTGTACTCACTGTTCGGTTCAAAAGATGCGTTGGTGATTGCGTATTTGGAGGCAATGGACGACAAGTGGCGTGAAGAATACGCACAGCGCACAGCGCATATGCACGATCCGCAGGAGAAAATCCTCGCCTTTTTTGACCAGTCGATCGAAGAAGAACCCGGCAAGGAGTTCCGTGGTTCGCATTTCCAAAACGCGGCTACCGAGTATCCCCGCCCCGAAACGGAAGCTGAGCATGGGATTATTCACGCAGCCCGCCAGCATCGAGAGTGGCGTTTGAATACGCTCACGGAGCTGCTGACAGAAAAGAACGGTTACCCTGGTCGCAATCAGGCGCATCAGTTGCTTGTGCTTCTCGACGGCGGGCTTGCGGGTGCGCGACTCACCCACAGCGTGGAGCCACTCAAACTAGCCCGCGATTTAGCGGTACAGCTACTGGCAGCACCTCCTGCCGATTACGCTATTTAA